The following coding sequences are from one Paracoccus alcaliphilus window:
- a CDS encoding ABC transporter permease — MPDTSRTASRGFTLFPRLSGAAVAGILIAIFLMAFLVLPVAQVIYVAFLDARTGAFTLQNFQDFFNTTLFRESFVNSFYVSAMSVVLATVIALPLAYITTRFNFAGTAAIQALGIIPLIMPPFVGAVAMSLLFGRNGSVNLLLNQYFGFRIPFMEGLNGVILVQSIHYFPFILINLSASLRNIDRSMEEAAQNLGSHGMRMFRRIVFPLAMPGYLAGAALVFIKVFDDLGTPLLLNVNNMLAPQAYLRITGVGINDPMGYVISFILVAFSVFSLWASFLFMRGKDYATVQKGGGGLSRRDLKPREKWLAWGVILFILAMVLSPHIGLLLLAFGTIWSFSPLPDGFTVQHFGTIFTQSSQYVWNTLIYAGSAAVIDVILGTAIAYIVIRTGLPGRKWLDYMATAALAVPGVVLGIGYLRMFHGIQLPFGLGQMSSFWGIIIVALAVRRLPYALRACMAALQQVSLSLEEAAESLGASRTSTIRRIVVPLMTGGILAGFVTSFATAAVELSATIMLVGRSSDAPLAYGIYLYMQSPAGRGPGAALGILAVVIVALGTYLSQRIIERERARQTMTADQH; from the coding sequence ATGCCCGACACTTCCCGGACCGCTTCGCGCGGGTTCACGCTGTTTCCCCGCCTGTCGGGTGCCGCCGTCGCGGGTATCCTGATCGCGATCTTTCTGATGGCCTTTCTGGTCCTGCCGGTGGCGCAGGTGATCTATGTGGCCTTTCTGGACGCCCGCACCGGCGCCTTCACGTTGCAGAACTTTCAGGATTTCTTCAACACGACGCTGTTTCGCGAAAGCTTCGTGAACTCGTTCTATGTCTCGGCCATGTCGGTGGTGCTGGCGACGGTGATCGCGCTGCCGCTGGCCTATATCACCACGCGCTTCAACTTCGCCGGCACGGCGGCGATTCAGGCGCTGGGGATCATCCCGCTGATCATGCCGCCCTTCGTCGGCGCGGTGGCGATGTCGCTGCTGTTCGGGCGTAACGGCTCGGTCAACCTGCTGCTGAACCAGTATTTCGGCTTCCGTATTCCCTTCATGGAGGGGCTGAACGGCGTCATTCTGGTCCAGTCGATCCATTACTTCCCCTTCATCCTGATCAACCTGTCGGCGTCCTTGCGCAATATCGACCGCTCGATGGAGGAGGCGGCGCAGAACCTTGGCTCTCACGGGATGCGGATGTTCCGGCGCATCGTCTTTCCGCTGGCGATGCCGGGTTATCTGGCGGGGGCGGCGCTGGTCTTCATCAAGGTTTTCGACGATCTGGGCACGCCCCTGCTGCTGAACGTCAATAACATGCTGGCGCCGCAGGCATATCTGCGCATCACCGGGGTGGGGATCAACGATCCGATGGGCTATGTGATCTCGTTCATCCTGGTGGCGTTTTCGGTCTTTTCGCTCTGGGCGTCCTTCCTGTTCATGCGCGGCAAGGATTACGCGACCGTGCAGAAGGGCGGCGGCGGGCTGTCGCGCCGCGACCTGAAACCGCGCGAGAAATGGCTGGCATGGGGGGTGATTCTGTTCATCCTTGCGATGGTGCTGTCGCCGCATATCGGGCTGCTGCTGCTGGCCTTCGGCACGATCTGGTCGTTTTCACCGCTGCCTGACGGCTTCACCGTCCAGCATTTCGGGACGATCTTCACCCAGTCGTCGCAATATGTCTGGAACACGCTGATCTATGCCGGATCGGCTGCCGTGATCGACGTTATTCTGGGCACCGCCATCGCCTATATCGTGATCCGCACCGGGCTGCCGGGGCGCAAATGGCTGGACTATATGGCGACCGCCGCGCTGGCCGTGCCCGGCGTGGTGCTGGGCATCGGCTATCTGCGCATGTTCCACGGCATCCAGTTGCCCTTCGGGCTGGGCCAGATGTCCAGTTTCTGGGGCATCATCATCGTGGCACTGGCCGTGCGCCGTCTGCCCTATGCGCTGCGCGCCTGCATGGCGGCGCTGCAACAGGTCTCACTGTCGCTGGAGGAAGCGGCCGAAAGCCTTGGCGCATCGCGCACCAGCACCATCCGGCGCATCGTAGTGCCGCTGATGACGGGCGGCATCCTTGCAGGCTTCGTCACCAGCTTTGCCACCGCGGCGGTGGAACTGTCGGCGACGATCATGCTGGTCGGGCGGTCCTCGGACGCGCCCCTGGCCTATGGCATCTATCTTTACATGCAGTCGCCCGCCGGACGCGGGCCGGGGGCCGCGCTTGGCATCCTTGCCGTGGTGATCGTGGCGCTTGGCACTTACCTCTCGCAGCGCATCATCGAGCGTGAACGCGCCCGCCAGACCATGACAGCCGACCAGCATTGA
- a CDS encoding ABC transporter substrate-binding protein — protein MNRTFTLGALALMMTSAAAFADTVTVVTSFPRDLTDPFKAAFEAAHPGTTLEVVSRNTNAAVSHLQETRSANTIDLMWASAPDAFEVLKEDGLLAAVDIQSEGIPDEIGGYPINDPDGTYFGFAASGYGIMYNTRYVEANDLPVAEEWEDLKRAEYNGHVAMSSPSRSGTTHLTVETVLQGEGWDEGWATWKWISGNMNTVTERSFGVPDAVNSGSTGFGIVIDFFGLASKASGFPVELVYPSVTAIVPANIGIIENAPNQEGAKQFVEFLLSPEGQQVLLDPAIMRLPVNPEAYANAPEDFPNPFSEDFAPGAIEFDVDMSGVRYNLVNSLFDVLVTYRLDDLRAAVAAVQRAEAAHADTGNEEAAALIAEARALVEAMPITEEESLDPSFTQVFTTSRADPDTEVVGRQAEVEQSWDSFAVENYRKARELADQAAALN, from the coding sequence ATGAACAGAACCTTTACGCTCGGCGCGCTTGCGCTGATGATGACCTCGGCTGCCGCCTTCGCTGATACGGTGACGGTGGTCACCTCGTTTCCGCGCGATCTGACCGATCCGTTCAAGGCCGCCTTCGAGGCCGCCCATCCGGGCACCACGCTGGAAGTGGTCAGCCGCAACACCAATGCCGCCGTGTCGCATCTGCAGGAAACCCGCAGCGCCAATACGATCGACCTGATGTGGGCCTCGGCCCCCGACGCTTTCGAGGTGCTGAAGGAAGACGGCCTGCTGGCCGCGGTCGATATCCAGTCCGAAGGCATCCCGGACGAGATTGGCGGCTATCCGATCAACGATCCCGACGGCACCTATTTCGGCTTCGCCGCCTCGGGCTACGGGATCATGTATAACACCCGCTATGTCGAGGCCAACGACCTGCCCGTGGCCGAGGAATGGGAGGATCTGAAGCGCGCCGAATATAACGGCCATGTGGCGATGTCCTCGCCCTCGCGCTCCGGCACCACCCACCTGACGGTCGAGACCGTGCTGCAAGGCGAAGGCTGGGATGAAGGCTGGGCGACGTGGAAATGGATCTCGGGCAACATGAACACCGTGACCGAGCGCAGCTTCGGCGTGCCCGATGCGGTCAATTCCGGCTCGACCGGCTTCGGGATCGTGATCGACTTCTTCGGGTTGGCGTCCAAGGCGTCGGGCTTTCCGGTCGAGCTGGTCTATCCCAGCGTGACCGCCATCGTGCCTGCCAATATCGGCATCATCGAGAACGCGCCCAATCAGGAAGGCGCGAAGCAATTCGTGGAATTCCTGCTGTCGCCCGAAGGCCAGCAGGTGCTTCTGGATCCCGCCATCATGCGCCTGCCGGTTAACCCCGAGGCATATGCCAACGCGCCCGAGGATTTCCCCAACCCGTTTTCCGAAGATTTCGCGCCGGGCGCGATCGAGTTCGACGTGGACATGTCGGGGGTGCGCTACAATCTGGTGAACTCGCTGTTCGACGTACTGGTGACCTATCGCCTTGACGATCTGCGCGCCGCTGTTGCCGCCGTGCAGCGGGCCGAGGCCGCCCATGCCGACACCGGCAACGAGGAAGCCGCCGCCCTGATCGCCGAGGCCCGCGCGCTGGTCGAGGCCATGCCGATCACCGAGGAGGAATCGCTGGACCCGTCCTTCACGCAGGTCTTCACCACCTCGCGCGCCGACCCTGACACCGAGGTTGTCGGCCGTCAGGCCGAGGTGGAACAGTCCTGGGACAGCTTCGCGGTGGAAAACTACCGCAAGGCCCGCGAACTGGCCGATCAGGCCGCCGCGCTGAACTGA
- a CDS encoding sigma-54-dependent transcriptional regulator — MEVMLVEDDADLRQATTETLEQAGFRVHAFEAALPALAALAPDFPGVILSDLRMPGLSGLDFLDRAREVAPEVPFILITAHGDVPAAIRAMRGGAHDFLEKPCAPELMLDVLRRAQAMRDLHLENARLRQTRIEDRLIGRSAAMKDLRQHLRALAGLQLDLLIAGETGTGKELAARILHDLSPHADGPFVAINCGALSEAEVDRELFGTSDAPGLIARAEGGTLYLDELESMPDGLQVRLLRVVESREITPLGAAPLPVNLRILGSVKRPPDALVAEGRLRADLFHRFHATLPLPPLREREGDAALLVAHFAAEAAARHDLPKPHIDNTLGRRIAWHDWPGNVREARNLAERLVIGLDVSFPSPGETTGTADMDFDTAMDAFESRLLRSALIQTGGRKAEAAALLGIPRKRLYLRLRHHHML, encoded by the coding sequence ATGGAAGTGATGCTGGTCGAGGACGACGCCGACCTGCGGCAGGCCACCACCGAGACATTGGAACAGGCCGGTTTCCGGGTCCATGCCTTTGAGGCCGCCCTGCCCGCGCTGGCGGCGCTTGCGCCCGATTTTCCGGGCGTGATCCTGTCGGACCTGCGGATGCCGGGCCTTTCCGGCCTGGATTTCCTGGACCGCGCGCGGGAGGTTGCGCCAGAGGTGCCCTTCATCCTGATCACCGCCCATGGCGACGTGCCCGCCGCGATCCGCGCCATGCGGGGCGGTGCGCATGACTTTCTGGAAAAACCCTGTGCGCCCGAACTGATGCTGGACGTGCTGCGGCGCGCGCAGGCGATGCGCGACCTGCATCTGGAAAACGCCCGGCTGCGCCAGACCCGGATCGAAGACCGCCTGATCGGGCGCTCCGCCGCCATGAAGGACCTGCGCCAGCACCTGCGCGCGCTGGCGGGCCTGCAACTCGACCTGCTGATCGCGGGCGAGACCGGCACCGGCAAGGAACTGGCCGCGCGCATCCTGCACGACCTGTCGCCGCATGCGGACGGCCCCTTCGTCGCCATCAACTGCGGCGCGCTGTCGGAAGCCGAGGTAGACCGGGAACTGTTCGGCACCAGCGACGCGCCTGGCCTGATCGCGCGGGCGGAAGGCGGAACGCTCTATCTGGACGAGCTGGAATCCATGCCCGACGGGCTTCAGGTCCGCCTGCTGCGCGTGGTCGAATCGCGCGAGATCACGCCGCTTGGCGCGGCCCCCCTTCCGGTCAATCTGCGCATTCTCGGCAGCGTCAAGCGCCCACCGGACGCTTTGGTCGCAGAGGGGCGGTTGCGCGCCGACCTGTTCCACCGCTTCCACGCCACGTTGCCCTTGCCGCCCCTGCGCGAGCGCGAGGGCGACGCAGCCCTGCTGGTTGCCCATTTCGCCGCCGAGGCCGCCGCCCGCCACGACCTGCCGAAGCCCCATATCGACAACACCCTGGGCCGCCGGATCGCCTGGCACGACTGGCCCGGCAATGTCCGCGAGGCCCGCAACCTGGCCGAGCGGCTGGTGATCGGCCTCGACGTCAGCTTTCCGTCTCCCGGTGAGACCACTGGTACCGCGGACATGGACTTTGATACCGCGATGGATGCCTTCGAATCCCGCCTGCTGCGCTCGGCGCTGATACAGACCGGGGGCCGCAAGGCCGAGGCCGCGGCGCTTCTGGGTATCCCGCGCAAGCGGCTCTATCTGCGGCTGCGCCATCACCACATGCTGTAA
- a CDS encoding sensor histidine kinase, whose product MIRRGSIRGRLMAALVLVVIVAVGVLAVGMMVMLRAERDFRALAQDRIPAVALAGELAEATGELAALAMQMVADPAMPADRMKRAIDSASQGVEGILASPLWLAAPERAETRAGIEAAEHDLRRALTGFGRISTNLTRRARLDARIGADLRWIHADVQDQVQGILSDLSFNMDTQLAALVVNTDPDTRAGAEQALSQDWLLRDRVQQIGSEAATLTALLLQARSADSPEALEQTAALGRDTLDRLALSQLNLPQRVDVTLLMQALDRLKALASGEDSVFVQQGQRLELHRAAVAELQAAQAALAGMQALLTDLGRTERIGAQARADAAASAIMRGSLWLGLVTALGAVATAIILAVFVHNRILLRIEALSTDLTRIAGGDSGTPRQGDEIAEMARAVEVFRASVQARQQALERLEMTQRELVQAGKMAALGQMSAAISHEINQPIAAIGHRLHNLRAAHPQARPAIARIEALLDRITRTIGHLRRIARRSEHHNTRVLLAEPVQAALELLDHRLRAEDVRVDCADLTGLAVAGDEILLEQVLLNILGNALDAIGAREGASDPGLIRVELAGLDPVRLVVRDNGVGLGGQSGQVLTDPFVTTKESGKGLGLGLSIAFNVMQDMGGHLEIEQQAEGGAEVRLRLNRWQEE is encoded by the coding sequence ATGATCCGCCGCGGCTCGATCCGGGGGCGGCTGATGGCGGCGCTGGTGCTGGTCGTGATCGTAGCTGTGGGGGTGCTGGCGGTCGGCATGATGGTGATGCTGCGGGCCGAGCGCGACTTTCGTGCGCTGGCGCAGGACCGCATTCCCGCCGTCGCGCTGGCCGGCGAACTGGCCGAGGCGACGGGCGAACTGGCCGCGCTGGCCATGCAGATGGTCGCCGACCCCGCCATGCCCGCCGATCGGATGAAGCGCGCCATCGACAGCGCCTCGCAGGGGGTCGAGGGGATTCTGGCCTCGCCACTCTGGCTGGCAGCGCCTGAGCGCGCCGAGACCCGCGCCGGGATCGAGGCCGCCGAGCACGATTTGCGCCGCGCGCTGACGGGCTTCGGCAGGATCAGCACCAACCTGACCCGGCGCGCACGACTCGATGCCCGGATCGGGGCCGACCTGCGCTGGATCCATGCCGATGTGCAGGATCAGGTGCAGGGGATCCTCAGCGACCTGTCCTTCAACATGGACACGCAGCTTGCGGCGCTGGTGGTGAATACCGATCCCGATACCCGCGCCGGGGCCGAGCAGGCGCTGTCGCAGGACTGGCTGCTGCGCGACCGGGTGCAGCAGATCGGGTCCGAGGCCGCGACGCTGACCGCGCTTCTGTTGCAGGCGCGCTCGGCCGACAGCCCGGAGGCGCTGGAACAGACCGCCGCGCTTGGCCGCGACACGCTGGACCGGCTGGCCCTGTCGCAGCTGAACCTGCCGCAGCGGGTCGATGTGACGCTGCTGATGCAGGCGCTGGACCGGCTGAAGGCTCTGGCCTCGGGCGAGGACAGCGTTTTCGTCCAGCAAGGACAGCGGTTAGAACTGCACCGCGCCGCCGTGGCCGAGTTGCAGGCCGCACAAGCGGCGCTGGCCGGGATGCAGGCGCTGCTGACCGATCTGGGCCGGACCGAGCGGATCGGGGCGCAGGCCCGCGCGGATGCCGCCGCCTCGGCGATCATGCGTGGATCGCTGTGGCTGGGGCTGGTGACGGCCCTGGGTGCGGTGGCGACGGCGATCATCCTGGCGGTTTTCGTCCATAACCGCATCCTTCTGCGGATCGAGGCGCTTTCCACCGACCTGACCCGCATCGCGGGCGGCGATTCCGGCACGCCCCGCCAGGGCGATGAGATCGCCGAGATGGCTCGCGCGGTCGAGGTCTTTCGTGCCTCGGTCCAGGCCCGCCAGCAGGCGCTGGAGCGGCTGGAGATGACACAACGCGAGCTGGTGCAGGCGGGCAAGATGGCGGCGCTTGGCCAGATGTCCGCCGCGATCAGCCATGAGATCAACCAGCCCATTGCCGCCATCGGCCACCGCCTGCACAACCTGCGCGCCGCCCATCCCCAGGCCCGCCCGGCCATCGCCCGGATCGAGGCGCTGCTGGACCGCATTACCCGCACCATCGGCCATCTGCGCCGCATCGCCCGCCGCTCGGAGCATCACAATACGCGGGTGCTGCTGGCCGAGCCGGTGCAGGCCGCGCTGGAGCTGCTGGATCACCGCCTGCGGGCCGAGGACGTGCGGGTGGACTGTGCCGATCTGACCGGGTTGGCGGTCGCGGGGGACGAGATCCTGCTGGAACAGGTCCTGCTGAACATCCTCGGCAATGCGCTGGATGCCATCGGGGCGCGGGAAGGTGCGTCTGATCCGGGCCTGATCCGCGTCGAACTGGCGGGACTCGATCCCGTGCGGCTGGTCGTGCGCGACAATGGCGTGGGTCTGGGCGGCCAGAGCGGGCAGGTGCTGACCGACCCCTTCGTGACCACCAAGGAATCGGGCAAGGGGCTTGGCCTCGGCCTTTCCATCGCATTCAACGTCATGCAGGACATGGGCGGACATCTGGAAATCGAGCAGCAGGCCGAAGGCGGCGCCGAGGTCCGCTTGCGCCTGAACCGATGGCAGGAGGAATGA
- a CDS encoding ABC transporter substrate-binding protein, producing MGRPDQTRVRTCRLVALLWAMVLLAAPVPAEELRIITSYQAEVVDPMLEGFARSRPDIRVRVLNKNTHAAVDEVLAGNDRGFDLFWASAPEAFVVLDSAGRLVDLGHGPYADFAWSAVGWTWRASRDGPVPQDWNDLLDPVFAQGIAMSHPMRSGTMHSLLETILQDRGWQAGWAWILELAGQLNTISARSFGVLEGVEDGDFVIGLTIDFLALTRDGLVFRYGRPVILIPARIAALQGGTQPDAARAFMDFVLSSEGQRILLHPDIRRIPVDPEIRTELSESLDPAIRAALNFSWSRYDPELAARRYWQVKQLFEAFVARDLLLRRDLWRRLRALDDAPAAERARIRRLLTWMPLTEHRARSAPTDRETLLEWSERSHTILRDAEALIRALEQR from the coding sequence ATGGGCCGGCCAGATCAGACCAGGGTCAGAACATGCAGGCTGGTGGCCCTGCTCTGGGCGATGGTCCTGCTTGCAGCACCCGTTCCCGCCGAGGAGTTGCGGATCATTACCTCCTACCAGGCCGAGGTGGTCGATCCGATGCTGGAAGGATTCGCGCGCAGCCGTCCCGATATCCGCGTCCGCGTCCTGAACAAGAACACCCATGCCGCCGTCGACGAGGTGCTGGCGGGCAATGATCGCGGATTCGACCTGTTCTGGGCCTCTGCCCCCGAGGCTTTCGTGGTGCTGGACAGCGCCGGGCGTCTGGTCGATCTGGGGCATGGACCTTATGCCGATTTTGCATGGTCTGCCGTCGGCTGGACCTGGCGCGCATCTCGCGACGGGCCGGTGCCGCAGGACTGGAACGACCTGCTGGATCCTGTCTTCGCGCAGGGCATCGCCATGTCGCATCCGATGCGCTCGGGCACGATGCATTCGCTGCTGGAGACGATCTTGCAGGATCGCGGCTGGCAGGCGGGCTGGGCGTGGATCCTGGAACTGGCGGGGCAGTTGAACACCATTTCGGCGCGCAGCTTCGGCGTGCTGGAAGGTGTTGAGGACGGCGATTTCGTCATCGGCCTGACCATCGACTTCCTGGCGCTGACCCGCGACGGGCTGGTCTTTCGCTATGGCCGCCCGGTCATCCTCATCCCCGCCCGGATCGCCGCATTGCAGGGCGGCACCCAGCCAGACGCGGCGCGGGCCTTCATGGATTTCGTCCTTTCGTCCGAGGGGCAGCGCATCCTGCTGCACCCCGATATCCGCCGCATCCCCGTCGATCCCGAGATTCGCACCGAACTGTCGGAATCGCTGGACCCGGCGATCCGTGCGGCGCTGAATTTCAGCTGGTCGCGCTATGATCCCGAACTGGCCGCGCGCCGCTATTGGCAGGTCAAGCAGTTGTTCGAGGCTTTCGTCGCCCGCGACCTGCTGCTGCGTCGCGATCTGTGGCGGCGTCTGCGGGCGCTGGACGACGCGCCCGCGGCGGAACGCGCCCGCATCCGGCGGTTGCTGACATGGATGCCGCTGACCGAACATCGGGCGCGCTCGGCCCCGACGGATCGCGAGACGCTGCTGGAATGGTCGGAACGCTCTCATACCATCCTGCGCGATGCCGAGGCGCTGATCCGCGCGTTGGAGCAGCGATGA
- the aroQ gene encoding type II 3-dehydroquinate dehydratase, with protein MPTIYVLNGPNLNLLGKRQPEIYGRETLEDVELLCRDVAPGYQIRLLQSNYEGQIVDWIHEAREDACGIVINPAALTHTSVAILDALNTFEGPVIEVHISQVHKRESFRHHSYVSLRADGVIAGLGIEGYAAATRRIVSLTQ; from the coding sequence ATGCCGACGATCTATGTTCTGAACGGGCCGAACCTGAACCTGCTGGGCAAGCGCCAACCCGAAATCTATGGCCGCGAGACGCTGGAGGATGTCGAACTGCTGTGCCGCGATGTCGCCCCCGGCTATCAGATCCGGCTGCTGCAATCGAATTACGAAGGCCAGATCGTGGACTGGATCCACGAAGCGCGAGAGGACGCCTGCGGCATCGTCATCAACCCCGCCGCGCTGACCCATACCTCGGTCGCGATCCTCGATGCGCTGAACACCTTCGAGGGCCCTGTGATCGAGGTCCATATCAGTCAGGTCCACAAGCGCGAATCGTTCCGCCATCATTCCTATGTCTCGCTGCGGGCGGATGGGGTGATCGCCGGGCTGGGGATCGAAGGCTATGCCGCCGCCACCCGCCGCATCGTGTCGCTGACGCAATAG
- a CDS encoding asparaginase, with the protein MRICIINTGGTISCVGQPLAPMPAADFARAARSLLMPALVARLPALDLHFADGADTLDSTDLQPRDWCRMAGHILNRYADFDGFLILHGTDTLDFTGAALPMLLNVAGDQTRAALSKPVILTGSQLPLFRETPQGLVLNAGSDAFANLAGALACMELRLPEVTAFFDGRLFRANRIVKASTIRFDAFASPHLPPLAQLGTGTTLHEPALPAPRADISLDHPAALALARDQLRAIAATIDAHPVAQIDAFPASDAFLAQMIRAVTATGPRALILLGYGEGNFPAGTQGAIRQALADAAEAGVVIVAATRVTGGSVGAFHYAAGAWLAGTGAISAGDMTPMAAFAKTQILLSAADHHGWNRDQVKALIGRNLWGECRGHGADSGGATG; encoded by the coding sequence ATGAGGATCTGCATCATCAATACCGGCGGCACGATTTCCTGCGTGGGTCAGCCGCTTGCGCCCATGCCCGCCGCCGATTTCGCCCGCGCCGCGCGATCCCTGCTGATGCCCGCGCTGGTGGCCCGCCTGCCTGCGCTGGATCTGCATTTCGCGGATGGTGCCGACACGCTGGACAGCACCGATCTGCAACCGCGTGACTGGTGCCGGATGGCCGGGCATATCCTGAATCGCTACGCCGATTTCGACGGTTTCCTGATCCTGCACGGCACCGATACGCTGGATTTCACCGGCGCGGCGCTGCCGATGCTGCTGAACGTGGCCGGGGATCAGACGCGCGCCGCGCTGTCCAAGCCGGTGATCCTGACCGGCTCGCAACTGCCGCTGTTTCGCGAAACCCCGCAGGGGCTGGTGCTGAACGCCGGCAGCGACGCCTTCGCCAATCTGGCCGGCGCTCTGGCCTGCATGGAACTGCGCCTGCCCGAAGTCACCGCCTTTTTCGACGGCAGGCTGTTTCGCGCCAACCGCATCGTGAAGGCCAGCACGATCCGCTTCGACGCCTTCGCCAGCCCGCATCTGCCGCCATTGGCGCAGCTTGGCACCGGCACCACCCTGCATGAACCCGCCCTGCCCGCGCCGCGTGCCGATATCTCGCTGGACCATCCCGCCGCGCTGGCCCTTGCCCGCGATCAGCTGCGCGCCATCGCCGCCACCATCGACGCGCATCCGGTGGCGCAGATCGACGCCTTCCCCGCCAGCGATGCCTTTCTGGCGCAGATGATCCGCGCTGTGACCGCGACCGGCCCCCGTGCCCTGATCCTGCTGGGCTATGGAGAGGGCAATTTCCCCGCAGGCACGCAGGGCGCCATCCGGCAGGCGCTGGCCGACGCCGCAGAGGCCGGGGTGGTGATCGTCGCCGCAACCCGCGTGACCGGGGGCAGCGTGGGTGCGTTCCACTATGCCGCCGGGGCGTGGCTGGCCGGGACCGGCGCGATCAGCGCCGGGGACATGACCCCGATGGCCGCATTTGCCAAGACGCAGATCCTGCTCTCTGCCGCCGATCATCACGGCTGGAACCGCGATCAGGTCAAGGCGCTGATCGGGCGCAACCTTTGGGGCGAATGTCGCGGCCACGGGGCTGACAGCGGCGGCGCGACAGGCTAA
- a CDS encoding DUF924 family protein: MTIKTAADVRNFWFSDDTRPHWFVKSDEFDRRIAREFGPTYEAAHKGELDDWAQSAQDVLALVVVLDQFPRNMFRGDPRSFESNDLALKHARMAVDRGFDDELDTVGRQFLYLPFEHSEDLADQDRSVALYQALGDESALDYAHQHRDIIARFGRFPHRNRVLGREDTPEEAEFLKTHQGF, translated from the coding sequence ATGACCATCAAGACCGCCGCCGATGTGCGCAATTTCTGGTTCTCGGACGACACGCGCCCGCACTGGTTCGTCAAATCGGACGAGTTCGACCGCCGCATCGCCCGCGAATTCGGCCCCACCTACGAGGCCGCCCACAAAGGCGAGCTGGACGACTGGGCGCAATCGGCGCAAGACGTTCTGGCGCTGGTGGTGGTGCTGGACCAGTTCCCGCGCAACATGTTCCGGGGCGACCCGCGCAGCTTTGAAAGCAACGATCTGGCGCTGAAACATGCCCGCATGGCGGTGGATCGCGGCTTTGATGACGAGTTGGACACCGTCGGGCGGCAATTTCTGTATCTGCCCTTTGAGCACAGCGAGGATCTGGCCGATCAGGACCGCTCGGTCGCGCTGTATCAGGCGCTTGGCGATGAGAGCGCGCTGGATTACGCCCATCAGCATCGCGACATCATCGCCCGCTTTGGCCGCTTTCCGCATCGCAACCGCGTGCTGGGGCGCGAGGATACCCCGGAAGAGGCCGAGTTCCTCAAAACCCATCAAGGCTTCTGA